CATCATACCGGGCATCGATTCACGTGCCCCTGAACGGCAAGAGACGAGTAGCGGGTTGGTGTCACACCCGAACTTGGCGCCCATGGCTTCTTCGACTTTTGCCAGAGCTTCTTCGACCTGAGCCTCTACACCTTCCGGGTATTCTCCCTTCGTCTTGCTGTAGTGAATACAAACTTCTGTGTTCAAGGTGAAACCGGCAGGTACAGGCAGGCCGATATTGATCATTTCTGCCAGGTTCGCTCCTTTACCCCCGAGGGTATTACGCATTGTGGCGTCGCCATCTGCTTTTCCAGCACCGAAGAAGTACACATACTTTTGACCTGACATACTTAAATCCTCTTAATGTTAATCGATTAGACCTTCGGTTCCTTCACGCAAAGAATCCGGTTGCTAACCAGTACATATCTATTGTTTTGAGAAGCATAATGCTTCCCTGGTAAGATGCGGGGTTGAAGTTCAACCCACTCTCATGCTTATTTTCGGAACTCGCGGCTGTTAGTAAAGAATTTACCAACGGCAGTTTGTCTTCAGGAAGACAGCTTGTTTTTGGCGGTTGATATCCCGTTGACCCGATTTGACTTCGGTTCCAGCAGGATTTATTCAAGCCGATCTATTTCACAGACTACGGCTGAAATCCTGTACGTTAAGCCATCGGTTTGCAGCATATTTACTAGGGACACTACCATTGCTCCGTCTCACCGTCAAGCGACTGGAGGGAATCGAGTTGAAGGGCCTGTCAATTCGGCAAATTCAGCCGTTAACCTGCCCGAAACCGGGGCTAGAAAGCGAGTTTGCTTTGATCTGAATGATTTGGCATGGAAATTAGCTGCAGCTGTGATAACATGACCTGTAAGGGCTCAAAATTCCCGTTGACTTTGCACATCTCACAAAAACACAATAAATATCTTATGAATAATTACTTACGTGTTTTCATGTCTTTTTACGGGCTGCACTCATGATAGCGAGATTGATTCCGGTGAATGGAGGCCAGCCCATTTTAATTACCAGGGATGTCTCTGTTGTCGGTCGAAAATCAGACTTGTGTGATATTCAGATCGATAAGAACAGCATCTCCAAGATTCATTGCGTCATTATCAAAACCGATGGTCTGTTGTTTGTACGCGATCTCTGCAGTACAAATGGGACACGCGTGAATGGCCAGAAAATTACTCGCGGTGCCTTGTTACCAGGGGATGAGCTCTCTCTAGCTTCTATGAAATTTGAGGTCGAATTATCGGGGGACCCCAAAGAAGAAGACGAGGAAGTAGCAGAAGCGAATCAAAGAACAGAAATGCTGACCGCATTTAACCTGGAGCTTGACGTGGAAGAAGAACGTCTCGATTCGGATAGTGGTAGCGAAATGAAACTGGCGTCTGAGTAAACGATTCGATCGTTTTGTTTAACTGGCAAGCTGTAACGTGAGCTCTTCTTCATTTAGTGACACGATAGCGATTCCAAGTTTGTCGGCCAGGTCGGCTACTTCCTGCTGGTCGATCATAATTGTCTGATTACTTTCAATGGCCAAAACGCGGCCTCCTGCTTCATGCATGGTCTGCAGGGTTTTGATACCCACGGTGGGAACGTCGAAGCGGCGGTCCTGTTGTGGTTTGGCTACTTTCACGACGGTGAAACCGCCGCGTTTGCAGAGTTGACCGGCACGCTGAATCGCCCGGTCTGTGCCTTCGATGGCTTCGACTGCGATGACGGCCTTATCATTAATGACAATACTCTGTCCGATATCGAGTTGTCCCATTTGTTTGGCGATATCCCAGCCCATTTTGATGTCTTCCCATTGGGAACGAGTGGGGCGTCTCTTGGTCAGGAATCCATGTTTCACAAGTAACTCCGGGCAATAGTCCAAGGCAGATTCAAAGAAGAGATTGTCACGTTCAAACTCTTTGATCACAGCCAGCAACAGGGTGTCGTCTTTGCGATCTTTTTTCGCGTAGCGATACCACATGTGCAACGTGCGAAGATCCGGTAATAATTTAAAAATTCGAAAGGGGCTGAATAGGACGGTCTTCTCAATCTTGCCAGCCATCACGATCCGATTGACATGTTCGCGCTGAAACAGTTTGATCGCCCTGCCGATACGAGCTAACGGAATCCAGTGGAATGTATCGCAGACGTCTAACAGTTCGTCACTGGCCATTCCAAAGATACCCAGGCAGCAGACAGAATATCCTTGTTGTCGGGCTTGTTCCGCAAACACAATCGGAAAGCGACCCGCTCCGGCTAACAGCCCGATTTGTCGTTTGGAATTCGTGTTGGTCGTTTGCAATGCTTTCATTGATTACTACAGCGTTTCGCTTTCAGAGATAGGGACGAACAGACTCAGGTCAGCGCTGATTTGTCGTTCGTCTGTTGTGTTTGCAGTTCTTCAAACCGTTGGGTCAGTTCCTTGATGTGATTTTCCATTTCACGAATCTGTTTCCGCATTTCTGGAACTTTTCGAATCGACATCACGATTTTTCGTTGTTCTTTTTCAGGAGCGGCAGGGGTGCCGATATGAACTTCTCCCGGGGGGATATCACGATGCACTCCCGCTCGTGCACCCAGTGTTGCCTGATCTCCGACATGCACGTGGTCTGCGATTCCGACCTGACCTGCACAGCGGACATAGTCACCAGTGGTGATCGAACCGGCGAACCCGACTTGTGACGCGAATGCATTGTGTTTTCCAATTTCACAGTTGTGCGCAATCATGACCTGATTATCAATCTTTGTTCCTTCACCGATCACAGTGGCGCCGATCATGCCGCGATCAATGGTTGTGCCTGCGCCGATCTCAACGTCGTCTTCAATTCGCACACTTCCCAGATGAGGGATTTTGCTATAACGTCCCTGCTCAAAACGATAGCCAAAACCATCGCAGCCTAGAACGGCAGAAGCATGAATCAGCGCGCGATTGGCTATTTTGACATCAGGGTATAAAACCACATTGGCGTGAATGGTGACATCATCTCCCAGTACACAGTCATCACCGATATAGGCACCGGGATAAATCCGGCAGTTGTTTCCAATTTGGACTCCGGGACGAATTGTGACCCGGGGGTAGATGTGACAGTTCTCACCGATGGTGACTTGATCACTGATGTCTGCCTGGGGAGAAATTCCCACATCGGGCAGTGATCGCTGGGGACGCAGTTTCTGGAAAATTTTAATAAACGCCGCCTGGGCATCTTCCACAGTCAGAGAAGTAAAAGGAGCTGACTCAAATGCCTTTTGATATGACTCTTCCAGTCGTTTCTCAACAATCACAGCACCGGCATTGCTCGATTTAAGTCGTTTCAGATTGAGCTCATCGCCGACGAAAGTAATGTCATGAGGGCCCGCTTTCAGAACAGATTCAGCGCCATGGATTTCCAGCCTTTGATTGCCTTTGGCAGGGCAATTCAGCTCTTGCGCGATCCACTCAACAGTCGTCGACATCAAGGAGTCCTTTCCGATAGATGCACGTTTTCAAGTTTGATTGTCAGACAGGCAGCTTAAAGAAGAGGAACTCACCTTCCTGGTGGTTTTTGCGATACTGTTCCCCTCTGATTTGCTGATAAGACTGTTTTTTACCTGATAAGGCAAAAGTAACGCAAGACCATTTTTTAAAATAGGTAATGGATCGGTTCTGTTTGCTTTTTATTGTTAAGTAGTAATGACCATTATAGTTAAACTTTGCTGACCTGTTTCGAACAGGGCAGAATTCGGGAATGCAACTGGTGGCAAACAGCCGAAGAATTAGTTACGATGTGATTTTGGCTGATGATAGTCTTTTCTGGTGATGCAGATCGAAATGTCTTGATTTGATTGGATGTTTGGTCTGATAACAATCTTTTAGGTGCATGGTATTTGCAATGTCGGTACGTGGAATTCGTGGTGCAACAACGGTGACTCAGGATGTTTCAGCAGAAGTTTTAGCTGCGACGCGAGAGTTGCTTGAGCAACTTCTTAAAGCAAACCAGATTGAGAATTACGAAGATATCGTTTCCGTTTTCTTTACAACGACCCCCGATTTAGTCTCGGCGTTTCCTGCTGAGGCGGCACGCGATCTTGGTATGAAGTCAGTTCCATTGATTTGTGCTTCCGAAATTGCGGTCAAAGGGGCAATGCCGCGTTGTATTCGGGTGATGATCCATGTAAATTCCGATCAAAAGCAGTCGGAAGTGGTACACGTCTATCTGAATGAGGCACAAAAGCTTCGGCCAGATGTCGCTTCAGCCCAGTGAGAGTAGGGTCAGCGAATTTTCTCTGGTTTGGGATCTGGTTCGTCCGTACCGATAATTGCATTCATTGACGTCCACTCCAGGAGTTCATCAGAATCTTCTGCTTCGTTGATGGTGAAAGGAATCCCACGTTCCTCGAGTGTATCTGAAAGATCACCCAAAGGGTTTTTCAGGAATTCCGGTGGCAGGACTTCTTTCAGTTCGTCCCAATGGCTTTTTACCAGATTGATATTTTCCGGGGGAACCTGGATCAGTTGTTTGACACGGTTGACTCGGGCGATCCACATCGCTTCGTGCAAGGTACGATGCTTCTCTTCGAGAGAAAGTGAAGAAAAAGGCCGTTTGTCCAGCTGCAACTGATGAATAATTTTCTCGCCTTTCTGAATGATTTCTTCCAGATTTTGATCCGGGCGAAGCTGTGTTCGGCTCGCAGCAAGCCCCAGTGCCAGGGTAAAGCTAATGAACTGATCTTTGGACATATCTCTGCGGTGAAGTGCTTTTTTCAAGGTCCGGTTTCGAGTTCCAAAGTGATCACTGATCCGTTGGATGTCCCATAGCTGAGACAGATTATTCTGCTCGCTATTGACCAGATCCTCAATCGGCAGCGATCGAATATGGCTCCAGGCAGGAGCTGGGGCATAAACCGAAGGAAACGTTGGGATTTTGTCTTTTGGTAAAAGCTTGATTACTTTGAGATATTTCTTCAGTTCGCTTTCAGTCACCTTTTCATTAATCTGTTTGAGTTCAGTGTAGTCGAGCGAGTTTTCAGCGCAGCCAACATGAAAGACCAGCATCAGGCAACTCAGGTAGCGGCCGACCGCAGAGAGTCTGATTCGGAATGAGATGCTGTTAAGGATGTTCATTGAAAAAATCCAAAAACCTGTCTGCGAATTCTCTTGAGTTTCGAGTCATGGTGTTGTGACTACATCAAGTATACTGCGCTCTTGTTAGAATCCTGGTCCTTTATCGCGTTTTAGGGGCTTCGGAAGCGAACCATCGATTGTTTCAGGCTGTAACAGATTTATGGTGCGCGCTTTAGTGCTCTATCGACGCATGCGAACAACTCTGCATACCCTGATGTCGGGAATTATGAATATGGGGATTGTATCGAATATCCGGCGATATAACGAACTGGTTGAGAACTTGAGGATTGTGCGTTTGCCAGTTTATGTATGGCTAAATGGAGGGAAAATGAAAACCGGTAATGCGGCTCACCGTCGCAATGCAGACAATCGCCTGAGCGACCAGTGCCACAATCCAGGTTGATTGCTGTTTTAGAAACGAAGGTGGGTGTGATTCGTTCAATGTAGCTTCGACTTGAATCGTTTTCCAGTATGGGATTGTCATGATCAGAAACCAGGGGAGAAAAATCAGCCAGAGTCGTGCCGCTTCACCCATGTTCTTGCCGGACAGCCATAATAGGCAAAGGACAATCACACAAGAGAGAGACAGGTTTGAAAACCCAGGGTGAAATGGCTGGTCTTCTCGATTGGTGCCCGACCATTTTTGGCTGCACAATGATTTTCCTGCCAGCCAGGCAAGAGGCAGTCCCACGGCCAGACTGATTTCGAGCGGATTCACCAGCAGCCATTTCCAATAGCTGCGGGGATACTGCAGATAAAAACCGGCATGGTTCTGCAGGTTATATCGCCAAACCTGAAGCAGGTTAATCTCGTAAAAAATTCCCAGCAGTATTGTGGGAGTTAACAGTCCCAGCAGTCCGCAGACAGACGCTGTCAAAAAGCGTTTCCAGGCGGGGGTGGGCAGGCTGCTGTCATGGCGCAGCTGCCAGGTTTCTAAAACCGAAAATAAAGCAGTGCAGAGAGCGATGGGAAGAAAAGCCAGAGTCAGGCAGAACCCGCTCCAGAGCAAAAAGCCGGACAGCAGATAACAGAGATATGAATTGCGGCGCCAGGCAACGACCCAAAGGTAGAGAAACAGAATTCCGATTACCGAATATAGGGCATCTGATTTCGGTTGAAAGATCAACGTAGCAGGAACCAGCGGCCAGAATGCAGCGACCTGCCAGCTGACTTCGCGTGAACTGAATTCGCGCGATAGCAAAAACAGGGGAATCACTGTCAGCGTTGACATCACCAGCGTAATTAAGGTGGCGAGCCAGAGAACAGCGCTGTCGCGTTCGGTTAATGGGTGTTCCGTTGAGGCAGTGAAATTTGCGATAATTTCCGTTGCTTCCTGAAACGAAGCTGGCTGGGTCTGCAGCAGGATTGACTGTAACTCGGGCGCAGATTCACAAAGTTGGATCAACGTTCGGTAGAATAGTGGTAAGCCGGGTGGGTGGGTGCCTTCATGCAGCACATCCCCTTGTTTCATTTTCTTTTCATAATTTGCCAGGTACTCTTTCAGATCGGGGATACCTTTTTGTGCTTCGGTAAAATAGCCTGAGGAGCCTTTATAAAATAAAACGAAAGGTGCTTTTGTCAGTCGGTATTCTCCCGGGGGGCTGTCCTGTATCAGAAGAGAGAAGATAGTTCCGGATACTGCCAGCCCCGACAGCCAGATAGAAAGTTCAATGCGGTTTGCGTATTTGATGCGTGAGAGGCCCAGCAGAACTGCTAACAGGTAAACGATGACTACAATCGCGGCAACAATCCATCCGGGAATTATTTCAGGTCCTACAAACGGAATACGTTCCCATGTCCATTCTCCGGCAATACCCAAAGGCAGCTGTGTGAACCAGAACAGGCCAATGGTGATGGTGGTTGCAATCAGGAAGGGTAAAAGAGTTTGGAATCGCATTGATCAGCCAGATTGAAAACTGGAAAATAACAGCTTGCGACGCATGGTAAATTTTTGTGGTTCGAAAGGATCCAATATCATGTGTCAATCAATAAATAAAACGATGCAGGTGATATTGTCCTTGGAGCCACCTTCTTGAGCCGCTTTCACAATTTCTTCGGCTGTCTGTTGTGGATCATCAGATTGTCCCAGAAGTTCCTTTAGTTTTTCATCAGAAATACCATCGGTGACTCCATCGGAGCAGAGTATGATCCGATCTTTGGGAGAAGGTTCCAGCTGTCGTGCTTGCGTTCCTGCGCTACCATCTTTGGTACCCAGGTAGCGATAGAGCACATTTTTATAACGATGTGTCAGTGCCTCTTCCTCAGTGATGGTGCCGGCGTCAACCAGCGCCTGGGTAAGAGAGTGATCGGTAGTCAACTGGTGCAGGCTGTTGTTTCTTAACAGATACACGCGACTGTCGCCGACACCTCCAATAAAAAATTTGCCGCCGACCTGAATCGCAAAAACGATTGTTGTTCCCATGCTGCGGCAGTTAGGATCAAGCTCGCCCAGCGCCATGATTTCGACATTCGCATGCGAGACAGCCTCGTCAATGGCAGGGACCACGTTGTCCGTTTGGGAATCTTCAAAGCGAATTAACTCATCCAGTTTTTGGGGAATCAATTCAATCGCGAGCTGGCTGGCTTTTTCACCCGCGCACTGACCTCCCATACCATCTGCAACCAGAAAGTATTTGTTTGCGGGATCAACGTAATAATTGTCCTCATTATTTTCACGGAAATTTCCGGTAATGCTGACTTTGCCGTAACGAATTGCAACCATTAATTAGCCTGTTTTGCGCCGATAATATTTTAAACTGAGGTCGATGTCTCAAACTCCCAATACCAGTTCAACGAACATTTTCTCCATAGCATCATAGCATCTTTTATAGGAGATGGAAATTTTAATAATGCTGTATCTGCTTGTTTTTTCTTGTCTTAGATAAATTTCAGGGGCATACCGTCTGGACCAGATCACGTACTCCCAGCGTGGTAGAACAGATGAAAAGTTCGCCTGC
This window of the Gimesia fumaroli genome carries:
- the aroH gene encoding chorismate mutase; amino-acid sequence: MSVRGIRGATTVTQDVSAEVLAATRELLEQLLKANQIENYEDIVSVFFTTTPDLVSAFPAEAARDLGMKSVPLICASEIAVKGAMPRCIRVMIHVNSDQKQSEVVHVYLNEAQKLRPDVASAQ
- a CDS encoding LpxI family protein, which encodes MKALQTTNTNSKRQIGLLAGAGRFPIVFAEQARQQGYSVCCLGIFGMASDELLDVCDTFHWIPLARIGRAIKLFQREHVNRIVMAGKIEKTVLFSPFRIFKLLPDLRTLHMWYRYAKKDRKDDTLLLAVIKEFERDNLFFESALDYCPELLVKHGFLTKRRPTRSQWEDIKMGWDIAKQMGQLDIGQSIVINDKAVIAVEAIEGTDRAIQRAGQLCKRGGFTVVKVAKPQQDRRFDVPTVGIKTLQTMHEAGGRVLAIESNQTIMIDQQEVADLADKLGIAIVSLNEEELTLQLAS
- the lpxD gene encoding UDP-3-O-(3-hydroxymyristoyl)glucosamine N-acyltransferase: MSTTVEWIAQELNCPAKGNQRLEIHGAESVLKAGPHDITFVGDELNLKRLKSSNAGAVIVEKRLEESYQKAFESAPFTSLTVEDAQAAFIKIFQKLRPQRSLPDVGISPQADISDQVTIGENCHIYPRVTIRPGVQIGNNCRIYPGAYIGDDCVLGDDVTIHANVVLYPDVKIANRALIHASAVLGCDGFGYRFEQGRYSKIPHLGSVRIEDDVEIGAGTTIDRGMIGATVIGEGTKIDNQVMIAHNCEIGKHNAFASQVGFAGSITTGDYVRCAGQVGIADHVHVGDQATLGARAGVHRDIPPGEVHIGTPAAPEKEQRKIVMSIRKVPEMRKQIREMENHIKELTQRFEELQTQQTNDKSALT
- a CDS encoding PP2C family protein-serine/threonine phosphatase, producing MVAIRYGKVSITGNFRENNEDNYYVDPANKYFLVADGMGGQCAGEKASQLAIELIPQKLDELIRFEDSQTDNVVPAIDEAVSHANVEIMALGELDPNCRSMGTTIVFAIQVGGKFFIGGVGDSRVYLLRNNSLHQLTTDHSLTQALVDAGTITEEEALTHRYKNVLYRYLGTKDGSAGTQARQLEPSPKDRIILCSDGVTDGISDEKLKELLGQSDDPQQTAEEIVKAAQEGGSKDNITCIVLFID
- a CDS encoding FHA domain-containing protein, whose amino-acid sequence is MIARLIPVNGGQPILITRDVSVVGRKSDLCDIQIDKNSISKIHCVIIKTDGLLFVRDLCSTNGTRVNGQKITRGALLPGDELSLASMKFEVELSGDPKEEDEEVAEANQRTEMLTAFNLELDVEEERLDSDSGSEMKLASE